The Methanobacterium formicicum region ATCTTCTCCATTCATAGTATCCTCCCCCTATAAAACCTTGATTTCAATTATTCAATCCGTTGGTTTATTAATGACCCCTTTACCCGAGGTTGGTGAGTCAGTTGATAGGGATTGGTGGTTATTTCAAGCCATTCCCTTTTAACCGGTTAAATTATAATATGTTATTCCAGGTATACCACCGCAGCCAGAGCCACTCCCTGGCTTTTTACTTTATGACTTTCCTGGGCTATGATAATTTCCCTGATGTCCAGATCCCTAACCTGCATCATGTACTTTACCATGGCTTCTGCTTCCTCCTTGAGGGTTTCCGGGTCCTGGTTAACCCCGGAGTGTTCCACCACGCATCCAAATTCATTGGAGGTGGCTACAGCTACTACTGCAGTTAATAGATCACCTGGCTGGTCCGAATGAATACAGGACAGGACACAGTTCACCATTTTACCCTCTTCAATGTGGGGTAGTTCTACTATCTCTGTGTCTCGGGGTAGTATACTGGATACTGGTATGAGGTTCACGTCACCAATCCCTGCGTCTAAAAGTGCGTTGTCAAAGGCGTTTAGTCTGGTGGGTCCTTCTGATTTTCCGGATGTTATTGAAACTTTCATGGTATCACTTGTAATTCACTTAAAAATTTAAATAGGGAAAAAAATATAGGCATTTCTATATCAGCGAGTGGTATCTATAAATATATTTATACCCTGCAACCAGAGTTATTAGAAAGCAGAGTTTATATTAATCATTATAGATTCTATTTCTAGGTTCTAAAAAAATTATTGATCCCCCGGTGGGATCTAAGATTTATACGTATATTACGGAGGTAAATAGCATGTCGACTAAGGTAGTGGAAGTTAAAACGCTTAAAGTAGGTAAATATGTGGTACTGGATGGTGAAGCATCTAAGATCGTGAATATTCAGACTTCATCCCCTGGAAAACACGGAGCAGCAAAGGCCCGAGTAGATGCCATAGGAATTTTTGATAACCAGAAGAGAAACCTGGTAAAACCAGTGGATGCCAAGATAGAAGTCCCTATAATAGATAAAAGAACCGCCCAGGTACTGGCTTTAATGGGTAGCGATGTCCAACTCATGGATCTGGAAACCTACGAAACCTTTGAAGTCCCTATACCCGATGACCTGCGTGACAAGCTGGTCGAAGGTGCAGAAGTAGGTTACATCGTGGCCATGGGCAACAAGAAACTCATGAGGATAAAAGGGTAAATAAATAAATCCCAAGGATTAAAAAGGTCAAAGCAGAACTTTAGGGGCTTAAACCTCTCAAGGAACTGAAAATAACCCAAAATCTCGGATTTACCCCAAATAAAAACTATTTTTAAGATTTATGAGGATTGTAAATGTATCTGTACACGGAAAATCCTCTTAAATTTGCTTTTTCACATGAAGAGGATGATTACTCCTCTTCCTTAACTGATAAACCCCTTTTTGGCATACTGGGAGTGCCCTTTGATAGCACCACCACCTACCAGCCAGGGGCACGTTACGGGCCTCTTTTTGTAAGGGAGGCTTCCTACAACTTTGAAGGATACAATCTATTTTTGGATAAAGGTCTACAGAAAGGTGTGTGGGACATTGGAAACCTGGAGTCTGTCCCTGGAAACTTCCAGAAAACCTGTTCAAACCTGAAATCAGTTATAACATCCCTTTTAGAGGATAAGATTACTCCTATAACCATTGGTGGGGAACACAGCATAAGTTATGGAGTTTTAAAGGCTTATGATGACCTGCAGAATGTGACCATCCTCCATTTCGATGCCCACATGGATCTGAGGGATGATTATATGGGAGAAAAATTTTCCCACGCCACAGTTATGCACCGGATACAGGATCTTGAACCCCGGCACATAATCCAGATGGGAATACGTTCTGCCTCCATTGAAGAGAGGCAATTTGCCCAGGATAATGGGATAGAATATTACACACCCCGGGAGATAAAAGAAAACCGGGAAAAGATGGAAAAAATCATCAGCCAGATAGAAGGCCCTATCTACGTTACGGTGGATATAGATGTTCTGGACCCGGCTTATGCCCCCAGCGTGGGTACCCCTGCACCGGGTGGGTTGACTCCCCATGATCTGGAGAGGCTCATTTTCTCCCTAGAGGGAAAGGAAGTTGTGGGGCTGGATGTGGTTGAGGTTTCCGCAAACTCCGTTGGAGATAGCACCTCAATTAATGCCGCTAAAACAATTTTAGATTTCTTATTCCTGCAATAAATCATGACAAAATCATTTAATCACTTTTTTAGTTAATTTCTTCTTGAATCTCGTCTTTTTCCAGATATTATATAAATATTTATAGATATCCCCCCAAATATTTAGAAATGTTAAAAAATAGTTAGAAATGTTAAAATTACAATAATGATCACTAGTAAAAAATCGTGCTTCCAGGGATATTCCACCAATGATTGAAATAATACGAATGATCCTTGGGTTTAGATGAAAAATAGGAGGATTGTAAATGTACAACCGAGAAGTTAAGCTTACTGGACATATTATCGACTCACTCACCCTTCCCCGGGCCCTGGATCTCATTATGGACATGGGTGGTGACTTTCAGATACTGGAATTCAAGGTGGGTAAACGAAAAAAAGACACCAGCCTGGCCCGGATCAAAGTTTCTGCCGAGAGCGAATCACTTTTAGGTGAAATTTTAGATGAACTGGCCGAAATAGGGGCTATGGTGGTGGAGATCCGTGAAGTTAAACTGGAAGCTGCCACCAAGGATAAAACTCTGCCTGCTGATTTTTATTCCACCACCAACCATCCCACCTATATCCGCTTCCAGAATGAGTGGATACCTGTTGAAAACATTGAAATGGACTGTATGATTGTGGTGGATCCGGAAATACCTAAAGCCATCATCAAACCCATTGGTCAAATCAAAAAAGGAGACCTGGTGGTGGTTGGTCGTGAAGGAATTAAGGTCATGGCCCCTCAGAGGCCCAGGGGTAAGAAGGGAGTGTTTGAGTTCATGGGAAGTGGTGCTTCCTCGGAAAAACCCTTACAAACCCTCATTAAAAGTATTGCTCAGGAAGTACGGGAAGTGAAAAGCCGTGGGGGTAAGATCGCCGTGGTTGGTGGACCAGCCATTATCCACACTGGCTCTGGCCCGGTGCTGGCCCGTATGATCAAGGAAGGTCTGGTGGACGTGGTCTTTGCCGGTAATGCCCTGGCCACCCATGATATTGAGAGTGCACTCTACGGAACGTCACTGGGGATATGTGTGAAGAGTGGGGAAGCTGTGGCCCGGGGTCACCGCCACCATATTTACGCTATAAACCAGATAAACCAGGCCGGCTCCATACGGGACGCCGTGGAGAAGGGCGTGCTTACAAAGGGAGTTATGTACGAATGCGTAACCAACAATGTTCCCTTTGTACTGGCTGGATCCATACGAGATGATGGACCACTCCCTGATGTTATAACCGATGTTATTGAGGCCCAGGATGAAATGAGGAAGTATGTACAGGGTGTGGATATGGTGATCATGATTGCCACCATGCTTCACTCCATAGCCGTGGGTAACATCCTCCCCTCTCAGGTTAAGAGTATCTGCGTGGATATAAACCCGGCAACAGTTACCAAACTAAGTGACCGTGGTAGTGCCCAGGTACTCGGTATTGTTACCGATGTAGGGGCTTTCCTGCCCATGCTTTATCATGAAATCAACCACAAACCAGGAGATTAGATAACAAAAACTGTTATCTACTCCCTATTGGGGGGGGGATTAATTTTTTTTATCAAACAGTTCCCGGTGGGAATTGTATTACAGTTTATTCCAGTAATTAAATATTCCAGTAATTAAAGATTAGCACTTGAATCAATCCAGAGGGATGTGTATGATTAAAGGAAATCTCGTAAACCTTTTTACCGAGGAAATCTACCCCGCCGAGGTGGAAATTCAGAAGGGGAAGATAAAGTGTGTCCGGGAAGTTAAGGAGGAGTTGGATAACTACATTCTCCCGGGATTCATCGATGCCCACATCCATATTGAAAGTTCCATGCTCACTCCCTCCCGTTTTGCCCAGATGGTGGTACCCCACGGAACCACGGCAGTGGTGGCTGACCCCCATGAAATTGCCAATGTCCAGGGACTGGCCGGGGTTAACTACATGATTCAGGACGCGGCCAACGTCCCCCTCCAATTTTTCTTCACCGCACCATCCTGCGTACCCGCTACCCCTTTTGAAACCTCTGGAGCAGTTTTAGGCCCTGAAGAGATTGATAATCTCCTCCAGAGGGATGATGTGGTGGCATTGGGGGAGATGATGAACGTCCCCGGAGTTATAGGGGGAGACCCGGTTGTTCTGGAGAAGATCCGTCTGGCCCATGAACATTCCAAACCAGTTGATGGGCATGCACCCCTG contains the following coding sequences:
- a CDS encoding pyruvoyl-dependent arginine decarboxylase, giving the protein MKVSITSGKSEGPTRLNAFDNALLDAGIGDVNLIPVSSILPRDTEIVELPHIEEGKMVNCVLSCIHSDQPGDLLTAVVAVATSNEFGCVVEHSGVNQDPETLKEEAEAMVKYMMQVRDLDIREIIIAQESHKVKSQGVALAAVVYLE
- a CDS encoding translation initiation factor IF-5A: MSTKVVEVKTLKVGKYVVLDGEASKIVNIQTSSPGKHGAAKARVDAIGIFDNQKRNLVKPVDAKIEVPIIDKRTAQVLALMGSDVQLMDLETYETFEVPIPDDLRDKLVEGAEVGYIVAMGNKKLMRIKG
- the speB gene encoding agmatinase, which produces MYLYTENPLKFAFSHEEDDYSSSLTDKPLFGILGVPFDSTTTYQPGARYGPLFVREASYNFEGYNLFLDKGLQKGVWDIGNLESVPGNFQKTCSNLKSVITSLLEDKITPITIGGEHSISYGVLKAYDDLQNVTILHFDAHMDLRDDYMGEKFSHATVMHRIQDLEPRHIIQMGIRSASIEERQFAQDNGIEYYTPREIKENREKMEKIISQIEGPIYVTVDIDVLDPAYAPSVGTPAPGGLTPHDLERLIFSLEGKEVVGLDVVEVSANSVGDSTSINAAKTILDFLFLQ
- a CDS encoding TIGR00300 family protein, with translation MYNREVKLTGHIIDSLTLPRALDLIMDMGGDFQILEFKVGKRKKDTSLARIKVSAESESLLGEILDELAEIGAMVVEIREVKLEAATKDKTLPADFYSTTNHPTYIRFQNEWIPVENIEMDCMIVVDPEIPKAIIKPIGQIKKGDLVVVGREGIKVMAPQRPRGKKGVFEFMGSGASSEKPLQTLIKSIAQEVREVKSRGGKIAVVGGPAIIHTGSGPVLARMIKEGLVDVVFAGNALATHDIESALYGTSLGICVKSGEAVARGHRHHIYAINQINQAGSIRDAVEKGVLTKGVMYECVTNNVPFVLAGSIRDDGPLPDVITDVIEAQDEMRKYVQGVDMVIMIATMLHSIAVGNILPSQVKSICVDINPATVTKLSDRGSAQVLGIVTDVGAFLPMLYHEINHKPGD